In Oncorhynchus clarkii lewisi isolate Uvic-CL-2024 chromosome 2, UVic_Ocla_1.0, whole genome shotgun sequence, one DNA window encodes the following:
- the LOC139367377 gene encoding transcription elongation factor A protein 3-like isoform X16 — translation MTREEELIRIAKKLDKMVSRNNTEGALDLLNELKSFNMTLKLLQETRIGMSVNGIRKHCTDDEVVSLAKILIKDWKRLLDAARTQSTERPNKMKNGVDSNKSTGSPVRSPLEKDTRRDSSDTLSPSHPRPTPPSRRPSVKVKKERKKAPPDPNSPLPPLHPHPSMPTAAEVKKERKEPPWISVVRKEPPDPNAPFAPLPLHLHPPPHVKRPSVEVKKEREESSDYKPVSLKVTSSDHVKKDRKDLSDSKPKPAKRQNLDSSDSKPKPAKRQSLDSSDSNPKRSKRPSLDGKKDRKDSTDSKPSHSVKRHSTDSKSDRRDSVDSKTSNSPSAKKLSSETKEFPSSKSSHPGPLQRKSSTDSIERRGKPEMPKIPTTPTSPMSPSFSSAGVPLSPCLATGETIRDKCIEMLAAALRTDDNFKEFGTNCDSMAAEIEDHIYTEMGSTDMKYKNRVRSRISNLKDPKNPGLRRNVLAGGIELRRFAIMSAEEMASDELKQLRNNLTKEAIREHQLSKTSGTISDLFQCSKCGKKNCTYNQMQTRSADEPMTTFVLCNECGNRWKFC, via the exons GAGGGTGCCCTGGACCTGCTGAATGAACTGAAGAGCTTCAACATGACACTGAAACTTCTGCAG GAAACGAGAATCGGCATGTCTGTGAATGGAATCAGGAAGCACTGCACAGACGACGAGGTAGTTTCCCTGGCCAAGATCCTCATCAAGGACTGGAAGAGACTGCTGG ATGCTGCACGTACTCAGAGTACTGAGAGGCCCAATAAGATGAAGAATGGGGTTGACTCCAACAAATCCACAGGGTCCCCAGTCAGGTCCCCCTTAGAGAAAGACACCAG GAGAGATTCTTCAGACACTCTGTCTCCTTCTCATCCTCGTCCCACCCCTCCGTCCAGACGTCCCTCAGTGAAGGTGAAGAAAGAGAG GAAAAAAGCTCCTCCTGACCCTAATTCCCcgcttcctcctcttcatcctcatccTTCTATGCCCACTGCAGCAGAGGTCAAGAAGGAGAG AAAAGAGCCTCCGTGGATTTCTGTGGTTAGAAAAGAGCCTCCGGACCCCAATGCTCCATttgctcctcttcctctccatctccatcctccccctcatgTGAAGCGCCCGTCAGTGGAAGTCAAAAAGGAGAG AGAAGAGTCGTCAGATTACAAACCCGTTTCTCTGAAGGTGACGTCTTCTGACCATGTGAAAAAGGATAG AAAGGATTTGTCAGATTCCAAACCAAAACCTGCTAAAAGGCAGAATCTGGACTCCTCAGATTCCAAACCAAAACCTGCTAAAAGGCAGAGTCTGGACTCCTCAGATTCCAATCCAAAACGTTCTAAAAGGCCAAGTCTGGATGGCAAGAAAGACAG AAAGGACTCCACTGACTCCAAGCCCAGCCATTCTGTGAAACGTCATTCGACTGATTCCAAATCAGACAG GAGGGACTCTGTGGATTCCAAGACTAGCAACTCACCCTCGGCTAAGAAGCTCTCTAGCGAGAC gaAAGAATTTCCTAGCTCCAAGTCCTCTCACCCTGGTCCTCTGCAGAGAAAGTCCTCAACGGACAGTATTGAACG GAGAGGGAAACCAGAGATGCCAAAGATtcccaccacccccaccagtcCCATGTCCCCCTCCTTCAGCTCAGCAGGGGTTCCCCTGTCCCCTTGCCTTGCCACTGGAGAAACCATCAGGGACAAGTGCATCGAGATGCTGGCTGCCGCTCTACGTACAGATG ACAACTTCAAAGAATTTGGGACAAACTGTGACTCCATGGCAGCAGAGATTGAAGATC ATATTTACACGGAGATGGGATCCACAGATATGAAGTATAAAAACAGGGTGCGGAGCCGCATCAGCAACCTGAAGGACCCCAAAAACCCTGGACTGCGGAGGAACGTCCTGGCTGGAGGCATCGAGCTGAGGCGCTTCGCCATCATGTCTGCTGAG GAGATGGCTAGTGATGAGCTGAAGCAGCTGAGGAACAATCTGACTAAGGAGGCCATTAGGGAACACCAACTGTCCAAAACCAGCGGTACCATTTCTGACCTGTTTCAGTGCAGCAAGTGCGGCAAAAAGAACTGCACCTACAACCAG ATGCAGACCCGCAGCGCTGATGAGCCTATGACTACTTTTGTTCTGTGTAACGAGTGCGGGAACCGCTGGAAG TTCTGCTGA
- the LOC139367377 gene encoding transcription elongation factor A protein 3-like isoform X19, with protein sequence MTREEELIRIAKKLDKMVSRNNTEGALDLLNELKSFNMTLKLLQETRIGMSVNGIRKHCTDDEVVSLAKILIKDWKRLLDAARTQSTERPNKMKNGVDSNKSTGSPVRSPLEKDTRRDSSDTLSPSHPRPTPPSRRPSVKVKKERKKAPPDPNSPLPPLHPHPSMPTAAEVKKERKDLSDSKPKPAKRQNLDSSDSKPKPAKRQSLDSSDSNPKRSKRPSLDGKKDRKDSTDSKPSHSVKRHSTDSKSDRRDSVDSKTSNSPSAKKLSSETKEFPSSKSSHPGPLQRKSSTDSIERRGKPEMPKIPTTPTSPMSPSFSSAGVPLSPCLATGETIRDKCIEMLAAALRTDDNFKEFGTNCDSMAAEIEDHIYTEMGSTDMKYKNRVRSRISNLKDPKNPGLRRNVLAGGIELRRFAIMSAEEMASDELKQLRNNLTKEAIREHQLSKTSGTISDLFQCSKCGKKNCTYNQMQTRSADEPMTTFVLCNECGNRWKFC encoded by the exons GAGGGTGCCCTGGACCTGCTGAATGAACTGAAGAGCTTCAACATGACACTGAAACTTCTGCAG GAAACGAGAATCGGCATGTCTGTGAATGGAATCAGGAAGCACTGCACAGACGACGAGGTAGTTTCCCTGGCCAAGATCCTCATCAAGGACTGGAAGAGACTGCTGG ATGCTGCACGTACTCAGAGTACTGAGAGGCCCAATAAGATGAAGAATGGGGTTGACTCCAACAAATCCACAGGGTCCCCAGTCAGGTCCCCCTTAGAGAAAGACACCAG GAGAGATTCTTCAGACACTCTGTCTCCTTCTCATCCTCGTCCCACCCCTCCGTCCAGACGTCCCTCAGTGAAGGTGAAGAAAGAGAG GAAAAAAGCTCCTCCTGACCCTAATTCCCcgcttcctcctcttcatcctcatccTTCTATGCCCACTGCAGCAGAGGTCAAGAAGGAGAG AAAGGATTTGTCAGATTCCAAACCAAAACCTGCTAAAAGGCAGAATCTGGACTCCTCAGATTCCAAACCAAAACCTGCTAAAAGGCAGAGTCTGGACTCCTCAGATTCCAATCCAAAACGTTCTAAAAGGCCAAGTCTGGATGGCAAGAAAGACAG AAAGGACTCCACTGACTCCAAGCCCAGCCATTCTGTGAAACGTCATTCGACTGATTCCAAATCAGACAG GAGGGACTCTGTGGATTCCAAGACTAGCAACTCACCCTCGGCTAAGAAGCTCTCTAGCGAGAC gaAAGAATTTCCTAGCTCCAAGTCCTCTCACCCTGGTCCTCTGCAGAGAAAGTCCTCAACGGACAGTATTGAACG GAGAGGGAAACCAGAGATGCCAAAGATtcccaccacccccaccagtcCCATGTCCCCCTCCTTCAGCTCAGCAGGGGTTCCCCTGTCCCCTTGCCTTGCCACTGGAGAAACCATCAGGGACAAGTGCATCGAGATGCTGGCTGCCGCTCTACGTACAGATG ACAACTTCAAAGAATTTGGGACAAACTGTGACTCCATGGCAGCAGAGATTGAAGATC ATATTTACACGGAGATGGGATCCACAGATATGAAGTATAAAAACAGGGTGCGGAGCCGCATCAGCAACCTGAAGGACCCCAAAAACCCTGGACTGCGGAGGAACGTCCTGGCTGGAGGCATCGAGCTGAGGCGCTTCGCCATCATGTCTGCTGAG GAGATGGCTAGTGATGAGCTGAAGCAGCTGAGGAACAATCTGACTAAGGAGGCCATTAGGGAACACCAACTGTCCAAAACCAGCGGTACCATTTCTGACCTGTTTCAGTGCAGCAAGTGCGGCAAAAAGAACTGCACCTACAACCAG ATGCAGACCCGCAGCGCTGATGAGCCTATGACTACTTTTGTTCTGTGTAACGAGTGCGGGAACCGCTGGAAG TTCTGCTGA
- the LOC139367377 gene encoding transcription elongation factor A protein 3-like isoform X13, with amino-acid sequence MTREEELIRIAKKLDKMVSRNNTEGALDLLNELKSFNMTLKLLQETRIGMSVNGIRKHCTDDEVVSLAKILIKDWKRLLDAARTQSTERPNKMKNGVDSNKSTGSPVRSPLEKDTRRDSSDTLSPSHPRPTPPSRRPSVKVKKERKKAPPDPNSPLPPLHPHPSMPTAAEVKKESNLQAVMKKKEPPWISVVRKEPPDPNAPFAPLPLHLHPPPHVKRPSVEVKKEREESSDYKPVSLKVTSSDHVKKDRKDSDSKVPKITSVDAKKERKDLSDSKPKPAKRQNLDSSDSKPKPAKRQSLDSSDSNPKRSKRPSLDGKKDRKDSTDSKPSHSVKRHSTDSKSDRRDSVDSKTSNSPSAKKLSSETKEFPSSKSSHPGPLQRKSSTDSIERRGKPEMPKIPTTPTSPMSPSFSSAGVPLSPCLATGETIRDKCIEMLAAALRTDDNFKEFGTNCDSMAAEIEDHIYTEMGSTDMKYKNRVRSRISNLKDPKNPGLRRNVLAGGIELRRFAIMSAEEMASDELKQLRNNLTKEAIREHQLSKTSGTISDLFQCSKCGKKNCTYNQMQTRSADEPMTTFVLCNECGNRWKFC; translated from the exons GAGGGTGCCCTGGACCTGCTGAATGAACTGAAGAGCTTCAACATGACACTGAAACTTCTGCAG GAAACGAGAATCGGCATGTCTGTGAATGGAATCAGGAAGCACTGCACAGACGACGAGGTAGTTTCCCTGGCCAAGATCCTCATCAAGGACTGGAAGAGACTGCTGG ATGCTGCACGTACTCAGAGTACTGAGAGGCCCAATAAGATGAAGAATGGGGTTGACTCCAACAAATCCACAGGGTCCCCAGTCAGGTCCCCCTTAGAGAAAGACACCAG GAGAGATTCTTCAGACACTCTGTCTCCTTCTCATCCTCGTCCCACCCCTCCGTCCAGACGTCCCTCAGTGAAGGTGAAGAAAGAGAG GAAAAAAGCTCCTCCTGACCCTAATTCCCcgcttcctcctcttcatcctcatccTTCTATGCCCACTGCAGCAGAGGTCAAGAAGGAGAG caACCTGCAAGCAGTGATGAAAAA AAAAGAGCCTCCGTGGATTTCTGTGGTTAGAAAAGAGCCTCCGGACCCCAATGCTCCATttgctcctcttcctctccatctccatcctccccctcatgTGAAGCGCCCGTCAGTGGAAGTCAAAAAGGAGAG AGAAGAGTCGTCAGATTACAAACCCGTTTCTCTGAAGGTGACGTCTTCTGACCATGTGAAAAAGGATAG AAAAGACTCTGATAGCAAAGTGCCCAAAATAACATCTGTTGATGCCAAGAAAGAAAG AAAGGATTTGTCAGATTCCAAACCAAAACCTGCTAAAAGGCAGAATCTGGACTCCTCAGATTCCAAACCAAAACCTGCTAAAAGGCAGAGTCTGGACTCCTCAGATTCCAATCCAAAACGTTCTAAAAGGCCAAGTCTGGATGGCAAGAAAGACAG AAAGGACTCCACTGACTCCAAGCCCAGCCATTCTGTGAAACGTCATTCGACTGATTCCAAATCAGACAG GAGGGACTCTGTGGATTCCAAGACTAGCAACTCACCCTCGGCTAAGAAGCTCTCTAGCGAGAC gaAAGAATTTCCTAGCTCCAAGTCCTCTCACCCTGGTCCTCTGCAGAGAAAGTCCTCAACGGACAGTATTGAACG GAGAGGGAAACCAGAGATGCCAAAGATtcccaccacccccaccagtcCCATGTCCCCCTCCTTCAGCTCAGCAGGGGTTCCCCTGTCCCCTTGCCTTGCCACTGGAGAAACCATCAGGGACAAGTGCATCGAGATGCTGGCTGCCGCTCTACGTACAGATG ACAACTTCAAAGAATTTGGGACAAACTGTGACTCCATGGCAGCAGAGATTGAAGAT CATATTTACACGGAGATGGGATCCACAGATATGAAGTATAAAAACAGGGTGCGGAGCCGCATCAGCAACCTGAAGGACCCCAAAAACCCTGGACTGCGGAGGAACGTCCTGGCTGGAGGCATCGAGCTGAGGCGCTTCGCCATCATGTCTGCTGAG GAGATGGCTAGTGATGAGCTGAAGCAGCTGAGGAACAATCTGACTAAGGAGGCCATTAGGGAACACCAACTGTCCAAAACCAGCGGTACCATTTCTGACCTGTTTCAGTGCAGCAAGTGCGGCAAAAAGAACTGCACCTACAACCAG ATGCAGACCCGCAGCGCTGATGAGCCTATGACTACTTTTGTTCTGTGTAACGAGTGCGGGAACCGCTGGAAG TTCTGCTGA
- the LOC139367377 gene encoding triadin-like isoform X2, translating into MTREEELIRIAKKLDKMVSRNNTEGALDLLNELKSFNMTLKLLQETRIGMSVNGIRKHCTDDEVVSLAKILIKDWKRLLDAARTQSTERPNKMKNGVDSNKSTGSPVRSPLEKDTSHKRLDVSDSEPESEKEEYSDKRQKEKYNVERKKDERAVDLKKERYTEAFKNKRHAEQSKNGKHTEDARKERHVEHLEEPKKERHFEKSRKERHVHDTKNERHVQEPKKESNLEGPKNESHTDEPRKERHTEERRKEIPMYEPPQERPVENHRQGFERRSVLDDLYPSCYSPPRPPRPPRLPPPVRRMSGEVNKGVKKEVKKERERRDSSDTLSPSHPRPTPPSRRPSVKVKKERKKAPPDPNSPLPPLHPHPSMPTAAEVKKERKEPPWISVVRKEPPDPNAPFAPLPLHLHPPPHVKRPSVEVKKEREESSDYKPVSLKVTSSDHVKKDRKDSDSKVPKITSVDAKKERKDLSDSKPKPAKRQNLDSSDSKPKPAKRQSLDSSDSNPKRSKRPSLDGKKDRKDSTDSKPSHSVKRHSTDSKSDRRDSVDSKTSNSPSAKKLSSETKEFPSSKSSHPGPLQRKSSTDSIERRGKPEMPKIPTTPTSPMSPSFSSAGVPLSPCLATGETIRDKCIEMLAAALRTDDNFKEFGTNCDSMAAEIEDHIYTEMGSTDMKYKNRVRSRISNLKDPKNPGLRRNVLAGGIELRRFAIMSAEEMASDELKQLRNNLTKEAIREHQLSKTSGTISDLFQCSKCGKKNCTYNQMQTRSADEPMTTFVLCNECGNRWKFC; encoded by the exons GAGGGTGCCCTGGACCTGCTGAATGAACTGAAGAGCTTCAACATGACACTGAAACTTCTGCAG GAAACGAGAATCGGCATGTCTGTGAATGGAATCAGGAAGCACTGCACAGACGACGAGGTAGTTTCCCTGGCCAAGATCCTCATCAAGGACTGGAAGAGACTGCTGG ATGCTGCACGTACTCAGAGTACTGAGAGGCCCAATAAGATGAAGAATGGGGTTGACTCCAACAAATCCACAGGGTCCCCAGTCAGGTCCCCCTTAGAGAAAGACACCAG TCACAAGAGGCTGGATGTTTCTGATTCAGAACCTGAATCTGAAAAGGAAGAATACTCTGACAAACGGCAAAAAGAGAAGTACAATGTTGAACGCAAAAAAGACGAGAGAGCTGTTGACCTTAAAAAGGAGCGATATACAGAGGCATTCAAAAACAAACGGCATGCAGAACAATCCAAAAATGGAAAACATACAGAAGATGCCAGAAAAGAAAGACATGTAGAACACTTAGAAGAACCCAAAAAGGAGAGACACTtcgaaaaatccagaaaagaaaGACATGTACATGACACAAAAAATGAAAGACATGTGCAAGAACCCAAGAAAGAAAGTAACCTCGAAGGGCCCAAAAATGAGAGCCACACCGATGAACCGAGAAAGGAAAGACACACAGAGGAACGCAGAAAGGAGATACCAATGTACGAACCCCCACAAGAGAGACCTGTTGAAAACCACAGACAAGGGTTTGAGAG GAGAAGCGTCTTGGATGATCTTTACCCCTCTTGTTACTCTCCTCCTCGCCCCCCCCGACCACCCCGTCTTCCTCCCCCTGTCAGACGTATGTCTGGGGAGGTGAATAAAGGGGTGAAAAAAgaggtgaagaaagagagagagag GAGAGATTCTTCAGACACTCTGTCTCCTTCTCATCCTCGTCCCACCCCTCCGTCCAGACGTCCCTCAGTGAAGGTGAAGAAAGAGAG GAAAAAAGCTCCTCCTGACCCTAATTCCCcgcttcctcctcttcatcctcatccTTCTATGCCCACTGCAGCAGAGGTCAAGAAGGAGAG AAAAGAGCCTCCGTGGATTTCTGTGGTTAGAAAAGAGCCTCCGGACCCCAATGCTCCATttgctcctcttcctctccatctccatcctccccctcatgTGAAGCGCCCGTCAGTGGAAGTCAAAAAGGAGAG AGAAGAGTCGTCAGATTACAAACCCGTTTCTCTGAAGGTGACGTCTTCTGACCATGTGAAAAAGGATAG AAAAGACTCTGATAGCAAAGTGCCCAAAATAACATCTGTTGATGCCAAGAAAGAAAG AAAGGATTTGTCAGATTCCAAACCAAAACCTGCTAAAAGGCAGAATCTGGACTCCTCAGATTCCAAACCAAAACCTGCTAAAAGGCAGAGTCTGGACTCCTCAGATTCCAATCCAAAACGTTCTAAAAGGCCAAGTCTGGATGGCAAGAAAGACAG AAAGGACTCCACTGACTCCAAGCCCAGCCATTCTGTGAAACGTCATTCGACTGATTCCAAATCAGACAG GAGGGACTCTGTGGATTCCAAGACTAGCAACTCACCCTCGGCTAAGAAGCTCTCTAGCGAGAC gaAAGAATTTCCTAGCTCCAAGTCCTCTCACCCTGGTCCTCTGCAGAGAAAGTCCTCAACGGACAGTATTGAACG GAGAGGGAAACCAGAGATGCCAAAGATtcccaccacccccaccagtcCCATGTCCCCCTCCTTCAGCTCAGCAGGGGTTCCCCTGTCCCCTTGCCTTGCCACTGGAGAAACCATCAGGGACAAGTGCATCGAGATGCTGGCTGCCGCTCTACGTACAGATG ACAACTTCAAAGAATTTGGGACAAACTGTGACTCCATGGCAGCAGAGATTGAAGATC ATATTTACACGGAGATGGGATCCACAGATATGAAGTATAAAAACAGGGTGCGGAGCCGCATCAGCAACCTGAAGGACCCCAAAAACCCTGGACTGCGGAGGAACGTCCTGGCTGGAGGCATCGAGCTGAGGCGCTTCGCCATCATGTCTGCTGAG GAGATGGCTAGTGATGAGCTGAAGCAGCTGAGGAACAATCTGACTAAGGAGGCCATTAGGGAACACCAACTGTCCAAAACCAGCGGTACCATTTCTGACCTGTTTCAGTGCAGCAAGTGCGGCAAAAAGAACTGCACCTACAACCAG ATGCAGACCCGCAGCGCTGATGAGCCTATGACTACTTTTGTTCTGTGTAACGAGTGCGGGAACCGCTGGAAG TTCTGCTGA
- the LOC139367377 gene encoding triadin-like isoform X4 — MTREEELIRIAKKLDKMVSRNNTEGALDLLNELKSFNMTLKLLQETRIGMSVNGIRKHCTDDEVVSLAKILIKDWKRLLDAARTQSTERPNKMKNGVDSNKSTGSPVRSPLEKDTSHKRLDVSDSEPESEKEEYSDKRQKEKYNVERKKDERAVDLKKERYTEAFKNKRHAEQSKNGKHTEDARKERHVEHLEEPKKERHFEKSRKERHVHDTKNERHVQEPKKESNLEGPKNESHTDEPRKERHTEERRKEIPMYEPPQERPVENHRQGFERRSVLDDLYPSCYSPPRPPRPPRLPPPVRRMSGEVNKGVKKEVKKERERRDSSDTLSPSHPRPTPPSRRPSVKVKKERKKAPPDPNSPLPPLHPHPSMPTAAEVKKERKEPPWISVVRKEPPDPNAPFAPLPLHLHPPPHVKRPSVEVKKEREESSDYKPVSLKVTSSDHVKKDRKDSDSKVPKITSVDAKKERKDSTDSKPSHSVKRHSTDSKSDRRDSVDSKTSNSPSAKKLSSETKEFPSSKSSHPGPLQRKSSTDSIERRGKPEMPKIPTTPTSPMSPSFSSAGVPLSPCLATGETIRDKCIEMLAAALRTDDNFKEFGTNCDSMAAEIEDHIYTEMGSTDMKYKNRVRSRISNLKDPKNPGLRRNVLAGGIELRRFAIMSAEEMASDELKQLRNNLTKEAIREHQLSKTSGTISDLFQCSKCGKKNCTYNQMQTRSADEPMTTFVLCNECGNRWKFC, encoded by the exons GAGGGTGCCCTGGACCTGCTGAATGAACTGAAGAGCTTCAACATGACACTGAAACTTCTGCAG GAAACGAGAATCGGCATGTCTGTGAATGGAATCAGGAAGCACTGCACAGACGACGAGGTAGTTTCCCTGGCCAAGATCCTCATCAAGGACTGGAAGAGACTGCTGG ATGCTGCACGTACTCAGAGTACTGAGAGGCCCAATAAGATGAAGAATGGGGTTGACTCCAACAAATCCACAGGGTCCCCAGTCAGGTCCCCCTTAGAGAAAGACACCAG TCACAAGAGGCTGGATGTTTCTGATTCAGAACCTGAATCTGAAAAGGAAGAATACTCTGACAAACGGCAAAAAGAGAAGTACAATGTTGAACGCAAAAAAGACGAGAGAGCTGTTGACCTTAAAAAGGAGCGATATACAGAGGCATTCAAAAACAAACGGCATGCAGAACAATCCAAAAATGGAAAACATACAGAAGATGCCAGAAAAGAAAGACATGTAGAACACTTAGAAGAACCCAAAAAGGAGAGACACTtcgaaaaatccagaaaagaaaGACATGTACATGACACAAAAAATGAAAGACATGTGCAAGAACCCAAGAAAGAAAGTAACCTCGAAGGGCCCAAAAATGAGAGCCACACCGATGAACCGAGAAAGGAAAGACACACAGAGGAACGCAGAAAGGAGATACCAATGTACGAACCCCCACAAGAGAGACCTGTTGAAAACCACAGACAAGGGTTTGAGAG GAGAAGCGTCTTGGATGATCTTTACCCCTCTTGTTACTCTCCTCCTCGCCCCCCCCGACCACCCCGTCTTCCTCCCCCTGTCAGACGTATGTCTGGGGAGGTGAATAAAGGGGTGAAAAAAgaggtgaagaaagagagagagag GAGAGATTCTTCAGACACTCTGTCTCCTTCTCATCCTCGTCCCACCCCTCCGTCCAGACGTCCCTCAGTGAAGGTGAAGAAAGAGAG GAAAAAAGCTCCTCCTGACCCTAATTCCCcgcttcctcctcttcatcctcatccTTCTATGCCCACTGCAGCAGAGGTCAAGAAGGAGAG AAAAGAGCCTCCGTGGATTTCTGTGGTTAGAAAAGAGCCTCCGGACCCCAATGCTCCATttgctcctcttcctctccatctccatcctccccctcatgTGAAGCGCCCGTCAGTGGAAGTCAAAAAGGAGAG AGAAGAGTCGTCAGATTACAAACCCGTTTCTCTGAAGGTGACGTCTTCTGACCATGTGAAAAAGGATAG AAAAGACTCTGATAGCAAAGTGCCCAAAATAACATCTGTTGATGCCAAGAAAGAAAG AAAGGACTCCACTGACTCCAAGCCCAGCCATTCTGTGAAACGTCATTCGACTGATTCCAAATCAGACAG GAGGGACTCTGTGGATTCCAAGACTAGCAACTCACCCTCGGCTAAGAAGCTCTCTAGCGAGAC gaAAGAATTTCCTAGCTCCAAGTCCTCTCACCCTGGTCCTCTGCAGAGAAAGTCCTCAACGGACAGTATTGAACG GAGAGGGAAACCAGAGATGCCAAAGATtcccaccacccccaccagtcCCATGTCCCCCTCCTTCAGCTCAGCAGGGGTTCCCCTGTCCCCTTGCCTTGCCACTGGAGAAACCATCAGGGACAAGTGCATCGAGATGCTGGCTGCCGCTCTACGTACAGATG ACAACTTCAAAGAATTTGGGACAAACTGTGACTCCATGGCAGCAGAGATTGAAGATC ATATTTACACGGAGATGGGATCCACAGATATGAAGTATAAAAACAGGGTGCGGAGCCGCATCAGCAACCTGAAGGACCCCAAAAACCCTGGACTGCGGAGGAACGTCCTGGCTGGAGGCATCGAGCTGAGGCGCTTCGCCATCATGTCTGCTGAG GAGATGGCTAGTGATGAGCTGAAGCAGCTGAGGAACAATCTGACTAAGGAGGCCATTAGGGAACACCAACTGTCCAAAACCAGCGGTACCATTTCTGACCTGTTTCAGTGCAGCAAGTGCGGCAAAAAGAACTGCACCTACAACCAG ATGCAGACCCGCAGCGCTGATGAGCCTATGACTACTTTTGTTCTGTGTAACGAGTGCGGGAACCGCTGGAAG TTCTGCTGA
- the LOC139367377 gene encoding transcription elongation factor A protein 3-like isoform X22, with protein MTREEELIRIAKKLDKMVSRNNTEGALDLLNELKSFNMTLKLLQETRIGMSVNGIRKHCTDDEVVSLAKILIKDWKRLLDAARTQSTERPNKMKNGVDSNKSTGSPVRSPLEKDTRRDSSDTLSPSHPRPTPPSRRPSVKVKKERKKAPPDPNSPLPPLHPHPSMPTAAEVKKERRDSVDSKTSNSPSAKKLSSETKEFPSSKSSHPGPLQRKSSTDSIERRGKPEMPKIPTTPTSPMSPSFSSAGVPLSPCLATGETIRDKCIEMLAAALRTDDNFKEFGTNCDSMAAEIEDHIYTEMGSTDMKYKNRVRSRISNLKDPKNPGLRRNVLAGGIELRRFAIMSAEEMASDELKQLRNNLTKEAIREHQLSKTSGTISDLFQCSKCGKKNCTYNQMQTRSADEPMTTFVLCNECGNRWKFC; from the exons GAGGGTGCCCTGGACCTGCTGAATGAACTGAAGAGCTTCAACATGACACTGAAACTTCTGCAG GAAACGAGAATCGGCATGTCTGTGAATGGAATCAGGAAGCACTGCACAGACGACGAGGTAGTTTCCCTGGCCAAGATCCTCATCAAGGACTGGAAGAGACTGCTGG ATGCTGCACGTACTCAGAGTACTGAGAGGCCCAATAAGATGAAGAATGGGGTTGACTCCAACAAATCCACAGGGTCCCCAGTCAGGTCCCCCTTAGAGAAAGACACCAG GAGAGATTCTTCAGACACTCTGTCTCCTTCTCATCCTCGTCCCACCCCTCCGTCCAGACGTCCCTCAGTGAAGGTGAAGAAAGAGAG GAAAAAAGCTCCTCCTGACCCTAATTCCCcgcttcctcctcttcatcctcatccTTCTATGCCCACTGCAGCAGAGGTCAAGAAGGAGAG GAGGGACTCTGTGGATTCCAAGACTAGCAACTCACCCTCGGCTAAGAAGCTCTCTAGCGAGAC gaAAGAATTTCCTAGCTCCAAGTCCTCTCACCCTGGTCCTCTGCAGAGAAAGTCCTCAACGGACAGTATTGAACG GAGAGGGAAACCAGAGATGCCAAAGATtcccaccacccccaccagtcCCATGTCCCCCTCCTTCAGCTCAGCAGGGGTTCCCCTGTCCCCTTGCCTTGCCACTGGAGAAACCATCAGGGACAAGTGCATCGAGATGCTGGCTGCCGCTCTACGTACAGATG ACAACTTCAAAGAATTTGGGACAAACTGTGACTCCATGGCAGCAGAGATTGAAGAT CATATTTACACGGAGATGGGATCCACAGATATGAAGTATAAAAACAGGGTGCGGAGCCGCATCAGCAACCTGAAGGACCCCAAAAACCCTGGACTGCGGAGGAACGTCCTGGCTGGAGGCATCGAGCTGAGGCGCTTCGCCATCATGTCTGCTGAG GAGATGGCTAGTGATGAGCTGAAGCAGCTGAGGAACAATCTGACTAAGGAGGCCATTAGGGAACACCAACTGTCCAAAACCAGCGGTACCATTTCTGACCTGTTTCAGTGCAGCAAGTGCGGCAAAAAGAACTGCACCTACAACCAG ATGCAGACCCGCAGCGCTGATGAGCCTATGACTACTTTTGTTCTGTGTAACGAGTGCGGGAACCGCTGGAAG TTCTGCTGA